In Zunongwangia profunda SM-A87, the following proteins share a genomic window:
- a CDS encoding GLPGLI family protein — MKKCYICLIFLCFTFTVIAQSGIATYKKEWTSFGSEEGMKELKKTNSQRYREYSKMKLARDRLAKRLKYELKFDKNEAEFKLPELMSVDDDPYMALATGPSDGIYYSNLKTGNSFFFTDSFNNSTYLIEYPPYKWEITNEQRMINGFSCFKAKGTLKTWDGSLEVWFAPQLNIPLGPRGVTGLPGLVVQVEYGAELFTLIDIDLEEKPAEIKKPEAAHEVTLAEWKEIQAKANNKIKSLIKSDKE, encoded by the coding sequence ATGAAGAAATGCTATATCTGTCTTATCTTTCTATGTTTTACGTTTACTGTAATAGCACAAAGTGGAATCGCTACTTATAAAAAGGAATGGACTTCTTTTGGATCTGAAGAAGGAATGAAGGAATTAAAAAAGACCAATTCACAGCGATATAGAGAATATTCAAAAATGAAACTAGCCAGAGATCGACTCGCTAAGCGACTAAAATATGAGTTGAAATTCGACAAAAACGAAGCAGAATTTAAACTTCCTGAATTGATGAGTGTCGATGATGATCCATACATGGCCTTAGCCACAGGCCCATCAGATGGAATCTATTATAGCAATTTAAAAACTGGAAACTCTTTTTTCTTTACCGATTCTTTTAACAATAGTACCTATTTAATTGAGTATCCACCTTATAAATGGGAAATTACCAACGAGCAAAGAATGATTAATGGATTTTCCTGTTTTAAAGCTAAAGGAACTTTAAAAACCTGGGATGGAAGCTTAGAGGTTTGGTTTGCACCACAGCTAAATATCCCATTAGGTCCAAGAGGAGTTACAGGCTTGCCGGGCTTGGTGGTTCAGGTGGAATATGGAGCTGAATTGTTCACTTTAATCGACATAGATTTAGAAGAAAAGCCTGCTGAAATTAAAAAGCCTGAAGCTGCTCATGAAGTTACACTTGCTGAATGGAAAGAAATACAGGCTAAAGCAAACAATAAAATTAAAAGTTTAATAAAAAGTGATAAGGAATAA
- a CDS encoding ExbD/TolR family protein: MKENLTILICFLGFSMGINAQSSIENNNIFYLNVFINANKTIYVEEEKTSFQDVQNQVTKMLRKQPFKLDQQIIFRIFGDKDLDMGYIIDVNAEMRKAIQENIKTERYLLETKKLNIDGQNWFQKIDLKALKQ, encoded by the coding sequence ATGAAAGAGAATTTAACTATTTTAATATGCTTTTTAGGCTTTTCAATGGGCATAAATGCGCAATCTTCGATAGAAAATAATAATATTTTTTACCTGAATGTCTTTATAAATGCGAACAAAACTATTTATGTAGAAGAAGAAAAAACTTCGTTTCAAGATGTACAAAATCAGGTTACAAAGATGCTGCGCAAGCAGCCTTTTAAACTAGATCAACAAATTATATTCAGAATTTTTGGCGATAAAGATCTTGATATGGGCTATATCATCGATGTTAATGCTGAAATGAGAAAAGCAATTCAAGAAAATATAAAAACCGAGCGCTATCTTTTAGAAACAAAAAAGTTAAATATCGATGGACAAAACTGGTTTCAGAAAATCGATCTAAAAGCACTAAAACAATGA
- a CDS encoding GLPGLI family protein, protein MKDLRCFLLICFFGFSLNAQSLDVVYGVSTELALTKEQLEKIPAQIRENYKQLFKNLKYIKFRLQINDQESLFKMQESMKNEALSGFAFTRIMAVFSGTYYSNSQEDICLNQVNAFGRGFIISSKMSSIKWQLSKEKKSIKGFKVYKATGFEIIKNSAREHEISIIAWYAPEINLAFGPANYVNLPGLILELKRNRNTYTVESIEEKEVIEIEKPSKGKQVTQAEFEEIGAKVMKNFGSN, encoded by the coding sequence ATGAAGGATTTAAGGTGTTTTTTATTGATCTGTTTTTTTGGATTTTCTTTAAATGCACAAAGTCTGGATGTGGTTTACGGGGTAAGTACAGAACTTGCGTTAACAAAAGAACAACTCGAAAAAATACCGGCGCAAATAAGAGAGAATTATAAACAATTATTTAAGAATCTAAAGTATATAAAATTCAGACTCCAAATAAATGATCAAGAAAGCTTATTTAAAATGCAGGAATCCATGAAAAATGAGGCGCTTAGTGGATTTGCGTTTACCAGGATCATGGCAGTTTTTAGTGGAACTTATTATAGCAACTCTCAGGAAGATATATGCTTAAATCAGGTAAATGCTTTTGGGAGGGGTTTTATAATAAGTTCTAAAATGAGTAGTATCAAATGGCAACTCAGTAAAGAGAAAAAATCCATAAAAGGTTTTAAAGTATATAAAGCTACAGGGTTTGAAATCATTAAAAATAGTGCGAGAGAGCATGAAATATCAATTATCGCATGGTACGCACCAGAAATAAATTTAGCCTTTGGACCGGCCAATTATGTAAATTTACCGGGGCTTATTTTGGAATTGAAAAGAAATAGGAATACCTATACTGTTGAAAGTATAGAAGAAAAAGAAGTTATCGAAATTGAAAAACCAAGCAAAGGCAAGCAGGTTACGCAGGCAGAGTTTGAAGAGATTGGTGCTAAAGTGATGAAGAATTTTGGGAGTAATTAA
- a CDS encoding GLPGLI family protein gives MKLQYLLIIVIFYFNSVASQEKNITVKFNVSLKEQYINPKASDDYKYFQKVMQKEVKEILPHLNFFVLSNRQSFQFTFERPMSLDNKPDAFINYATTLVFNGKSIYGNVLEKKSYYIPRVLEKTRMVDQNALNWKITDEKKDILGQECFKAYVIPSESYEDYDKYIPIYAWFAPNLNYQAGPTAYANLPGLILELETNLLKYTAVDLSLTKKKVEVINKENLDILSHKMFVQFYDEWNKNNRPSKFN, from the coding sequence ATGAAATTACAATATCTACTAATTATAGTTATTTTTTATTTCAATTCAGTTGCTTCTCAAGAGAAGAATATAACTGTTAAATTCAATGTTTCATTGAAGGAACAGTATATAAATCCGAAAGCATCTGATGATTATAAATATTTTCAAAAAGTAATGCAAAAAGAGGTAAAGGAAATTTTACCTCATTTGAACTTTTTTGTTTTATCTAATCGACAATCGTTTCAATTTACTTTTGAAAGACCTATGTCCTTAGACAATAAGCCAGATGCTTTTATTAACTACGCAACAACATTAGTTTTTAATGGTAAAAGTATATATGGGAATGTTTTAGAAAAGAAGTCCTACTATATACCTAGAGTTCTGGAAAAAACGAGAATGGTTGATCAAAACGCATTAAACTGGAAAATAACTGATGAAAAAAAAGATATCTTAGGACAAGAATGCTTTAAAGCTTACGTAATTCCTAGCGAAAGTTATGAGGATTATGATAAATATATACCAATTTATGCATGGTTTGCTCCAAATTTAAATTATCAAGCTGGTCCGACGGCATATGCAAATCTTCCTGGATTGATATTAGAATTGGAAACAAATCTTTTAAAATATACTGCAGTTGATTTATCACTTACTAAAAAAAAAGTAGAAGTAATTAATAAGGAAAATTTAGATATATTAAGCCATAAAATGTTTGTTCAATTTTATGATGAGTGGAATAAAAACAATAGGCCTTCAAAATTCAATTAA
- a CDS encoding TonB-dependent receptor yields MLRLLFLIGIITAISSLKSDAQTIHSGTVKDSANAPLHGANLIAIPDSDDLNMAFSISDEKGRYRLNLEKDSSYVIEISYLGYQKIIDSIIASRDIQKDYTMQASNESLEEVLIKKKMAVVVKEDTTIYRTDVFKTGEERKLREVLNKLPGVEVDREGTITVNGKKVDKLMVDGKTFFTGDSKLAVENIPADAVDEVEVLDNYSEIPFLKGLEDSDKMAMNIKLSEGKKKFAFGDIEVGGGVEDRYSLHPTLFYYSPKTSVNVIGDFNNTGQKSFSMQDYINFEGGYLSLMDRPNASSIYNDDFAQFLRNEDFTYNKNEFGAFNIAQEITSALDLNAYTIISNNKLETLEEYNITYIDEERGLDEFRETRQNNDLFFTLNKLQLRYRPNADEDLTYDAYVKTSSATANGILNSFTPVDSTFINTMAKPDGIDFTQHVNYSKQFSFEHTTTLNVDYKYSKNENDKDWLFNEPIFNTIIPFVEEDSLHLFQQVNTTLNQASLDLKHYWVLNNTNHIYPALGVSFSDQRFSTLDEQQLDSGEINSFTEVDFNNDVHYRLVDQYVGFQYKTMFGDLILKPGLFYHYYLWQVTQFADEITNETKPVLLPEFESEYKLGGSEKLRLNYSMRSSFANASSYANRYRLSSFNRIYRGNEDLENQLYHRLSLSYYKFSLFKGINYNFFFNYSNRVRSILNTTILEGINQISSPVYTDLPNETYSFRGSFTKRLNDFRLTVDGNASLSSYSRIVNQNTIAYDSEHYGYGLRIRTTFDDFPNLDVGYEHDFSAFGSDNFQNRFVQFQPFARLEYDFLNGFILKADYEYNYYQNQENDQVNRFQIGNASLFYNKLDSAWSFEVEVNNMLDANFRRENSFSEFIVTDSRIYLQPRTVLLKIAYKL; encoded by the coding sequence TTGCTAAGACTGCTGTTTTTAATAGGCATTATTACCGCTATTAGTTCACTTAAAAGCGATGCTCAAACAATCCATTCCGGTACCGTTAAAGACTCGGCCAATGCACCACTTCATGGCGCTAACCTTATTGCGATCCCGGATAGTGATGATCTTAATATGGCCTTTTCCATTTCTGATGAAAAAGGACGCTATCGCCTTAATCTGGAAAAAGACAGTAGCTATGTGATCGAGATTAGTTATTTGGGTTATCAAAAAATCATCGATTCGATTATTGCCAGTCGTGATATTCAGAAAGATTATACCATGCAGGCCAGTAACGAAAGCCTGGAAGAAGTCCTTATCAAAAAGAAAATGGCGGTGGTCGTAAAAGAAGATACTACAATTTATCGTACCGATGTTTTTAAAACCGGGGAAGAGCGTAAGCTACGTGAAGTTTTAAATAAGTTACCGGGTGTGGAAGTAGACCGTGAAGGGACCATCACCGTAAATGGCAAAAAGGTGGATAAATTAATGGTCGATGGGAAAACATTTTTTACCGGAGACTCTAAACTTGCCGTAGAAAACATTCCTGCTGATGCTGTAGATGAAGTCGAAGTGTTGGATAATTACAGCGAAATCCCGTTTTTAAAAGGTCTGGAAGACAGTGATAAAATGGCGATGAACATTAAACTTTCTGAAGGTAAAAAGAAATTTGCTTTTGGTGATATCGAAGTTGGCGGTGGCGTAGAAGATCGCTATTCTCTGCATCCTACCTTGTTTTATTACAGCCCGAAAACTTCAGTAAATGTTATAGGTGATTTTAATAATACCGGGCAAAAGTCTTTTTCCATGCAGGATTATATAAATTTTGAAGGCGGTTATTTATCGCTTATGGATCGGCCGAATGCGAGTAGTATTTATAACGATGATTTTGCGCAATTTCTGCGGAATGAAGATTTTACCTATAACAAAAATGAATTTGGCGCTTTTAACATCGCCCAGGAAATTACCAGCGCTCTCGATCTAAATGCCTACACTATTATTTCCAATAATAAACTGGAAACACTGGAAGAATATAACATTACCTATATCGATGAAGAGCGCGGGTTGGATGAATTTCGCGAAACCCGGCAAAACAACGATCTGTTTTTTACACTAAATAAATTGCAATTGCGCTATCGCCCAAATGCCGATGAAGATCTTACGTACGATGCCTATGTAAAAACATCTTCGGCTACAGCCAACGGAATTTTAAATTCGTTTACTCCGGTAGATTCTACGTTTATCAATACCATGGCAAAGCCCGATGGGATCGATTTTACACAACATGTAAACTACAGCAAACAGTTTTCTTTCGAGCATACCACTACACTAAATGTCGATTATAAATATTCTAAGAACGAAAATGACAAGGATTGGTTATTTAACGAGCCGATTTTTAATACGATTATTCCTTTTGTAGAAGAAGACAGTCTGCATTTATTTCAGCAGGTAAATACCACGCTCAACCAGGCCAGTTTGGATCTCAAGCATTATTGGGTGCTCAACAATACCAATCATATTTATCCGGCATTGGGGGTCAGTTTTTCAGATCAGCGTTTTAGTACTCTCGACGAGCAACAATTGGATTCCGGAGAAATTAATAGTTTTACTGAAGTCGATTTTAATAATGATGTTCATTACCGGTTGGTCGATCAATATGTAGGTTTTCAATATAAAACCATGTTTGGCGATCTTATTTTAAAACCCGGTCTTTTTTATCATTACTACCTGTGGCAGGTGACCCAGTTTGCTGATGAAATTACCAATGAAACAAAACCGGTTTTGTTGCCTGAATTTGAAAGTGAATATAAACTTGGCGGTTCAGAAAAATTACGATTAAATTACAGCATGCGTTCCAGTTTTGCCAATGCATCAAGTTATGCCAATCGCTATCGCTTAAGTAGTTTTAATAGGATTTACCGCGGAAATGAAGATTTAGAGAATCAATTGTATCATCGACTTTCTTTGAGCTATTATAAGTTTAGCCTTTTTAAAGGCATTAATTATAATTTCTTTTTTAATTATTCGAACAGGGTACGATCCATTTTGAATACAACCATTTTAGAAGGAATTAATCAGATCTCGAGTCCGGTGTATACCGATTTACCCAATGAAACCTATAGCTTTCGTGGCTCTTTTACCAAGCGACTCAATGATTTTCGATTGACGGTAGATGGGAATGCCTCGCTGTCCAGTTATAGCCGAATCGTAAACCAGAATACCATAGCTTATGATTCTGAACATTATGGTTACGGCCTGCGAATACGAACTACTTTTGATGACTTCCCAAATTTAGATGTGGGCTACGAACATGATTTTAGTGCTTTTGGATCGGATAATTTTCAGAATAGATTTGTACAATTTCAACCTTTTGCCCGTTTAGAATATGATTTTTTAAACGGATTTATTCTGAAAGCCGATTACGAATATAATTATTACCAAAATCAGGAAAACGACCAGGTGAACCGTTTTCAGATAGGAAATGCTTCCCTGTTTTATAATAAATTAGATAGTGCCTGGAGTTTTGAGGTTGAAGTCAATAATATGCTGGATGCCAATTTTAGAAGAGAAAATTCCTTTTCAGAATTCATTGTCACCGATAGCCGCATATACCTACAACCAAGAACCGTTCTTTTGAAAATAGCTTATAAGCTGTAG
- a CDS encoding IS110 family RNA-guided transposase: protein MKSLLSTKHYKVMKSIYVGIDISKNTLDFCVRSSGVASFHKIGNKTKSIRKLLKSIAKIDSKAFIAMENTGYYNYNLYQTLKGFDFNVYVIDPKHIKRSIGLVRGKNDKVDAKRIAIFIERNHQDFECWEPCSEAIRSLKILMGQRRSKIKQRKGIKQQMADLKDIVFNGSTRKLIKINQKAIKELDRHIHEIETLIRAEIKSDPVLQEQLKRIKTVPGIGDVTAWMIAIKTEGFQRLTDPRKLACFAGVVPFEQQSGTSLKTRPRVSKMADMALKSVLQMAAMRAVRMQNDLQVYYLRKVEEGKNKMSVLNAVRNKLLHIAMALIKNQTNYKNRLELS, encoded by the coding sequence ATGAAATCCCTCTTATCTACAAAGCATTACAAAGTTATGAAAAGTATTTATGTAGGTATCGACATTAGTAAAAACACGTTGGATTTTTGTGTTAGATCTTCCGGTGTGGCAAGCTTTCACAAGATCGGCAACAAAACCAAAAGCATCCGCAAGCTTTTGAAAAGCATAGCCAAAATAGATTCCAAGGCTTTTATAGCCATGGAAAACACGGGGTATTATAACTATAACCTTTACCAAACCCTGAAAGGCTTTGATTTTAACGTCTATGTGATAGACCCCAAGCATATCAAAAGGAGTATCGGCCTGGTGCGCGGTAAGAACGATAAGGTAGATGCCAAGAGGATTGCCATATTCATTGAAAGGAACCATCAGGATTTTGAATGCTGGGAACCTTGCAGTGAAGCCATCAGGTCTTTAAAGATATTGATGGGCCAACGTAGATCAAAAATCAAGCAGCGCAAAGGGATCAAACAGCAAATGGCCGATTTAAAGGATATTGTATTTAATGGCAGTACCAGAAAACTGATCAAGATCAATCAAAAGGCCATCAAAGAACTGGATAGGCACATCCACGAAATAGAAACCTTGATCCGTGCCGAAATCAAATCGGACCCGGTTTTACAGGAACAGCTCAAAAGGATCAAGACCGTACCGGGCATAGGGGATGTTACCGCTTGGATGATCGCCATCAAAACCGAAGGCTTCCAACGTTTGACCGATCCAAGGAAGCTCGCCTGCTTTGCAGGGGTGGTACCCTTTGAGCAACAGAGCGGCACCAGCCTAAAAACCAGGCCCAGGGTATCGAAAATGGCAGATATGGCCTTGAAGTCCGTACTTCAGATGGCCGCTATGAGGGCGGTAAGGATGCAAAATGATCTGCAGGTATATTACCTAAGAAAAGTCGAAGAGGGCAAAAATAAAATGAGTGTTCTAAATGCGGTCAGGAACAAATTGTTACACATTGCTATGGCACTAATTAAAAACCAAACAAATTATAAAAACCGCTTGGAATTGTCATAG